The DNA region CGCTGCTTCCAACGGGCGGCCGAGGCCGACCCCGATTGCGCCATGGCTCATTGGGGCATCGGCTACGCGGCCGGCCCCAATTACAACAAGCAATGGAAGGCCTTCGATGCTGTCGACCTGAAGCGCTCGCTCGCCCTCGCCTATAGTGCAACCCGCAACGCCATGGCGCGCCTCGATCGTGCGAGCCCCGTTGAGCAGGCCTTGATCCGAGCGCTGGCGCATCGCTACCCGGCAGGCGAGCCGGGCGAGGTCAGCCCCATCTGGAACGACGACTACGCCAATGCCATGCGCGAGGTTCATCGCACGCATTCCGACGATCTCGACGTCGCGGCCCTGTTCGCCGAAGCCATCATGAACCGCACGCCCTGGCAGCTCTGGGATCTGAAGAGCGGTGGTCCGGCGGAGGGTGCCGGCACGCTCGAGGCCATTCGGGTCCTCGAAACGGCGATGGCCGCGCCCGGCGGGACCAGCCATCCGGGCCTTCTCCACATGTACGTCCATCTTATGGAGATGTCGCCCCATCCCGAGCGGGCCCTGCGCGCGGCGGATCAGCTGCGCGATCTCGTCCCGGACGCCGGCCACCTGCTGCACATGCCGACCCATATCGACGTTCTCTGCGGCCATTATTGGAATGTGGTCGAAGGGAACAGCCGAGCGATCATGGCCGACCGCAAGTTCCTGGAGCGCGAAGGAGCGATCAATTTCTATACGCTGTATCGCTGCCATAATTACCACTTCAAGCTCTATGGCGCGATGTTCCTCGGGCAGTACGCGCCGGCCCTCGCCGCGGCGAATGAGTTGATCGAGACGCTGCCGGAAGACCTCCTCGAGGTCGAAGTTCCGCCCATGGCGGACTGGCTCGAGGGCTTCGTGCCGATGAAGATGCATGTCCTCATCCGTTTCGGGAAATGGCGGGAGATCATCGCCGAGCAGCCACCGGCAAACCAGTCTCTCTACTGCGTGACGACGGCCATGCAGCATTACGCCAAGGCGGTGGCGCAGGCCGCGAGCGGAAACCTGCCGGCGGCGGAGGAAGAGGCGAAGAACTTCGAAACGTCCGTGGGCAAGGTGCCGCCGACGCGATATGTCTTCAACAACACCTGTCTCGACATCCTGGCCGTGGCCGGTGAGATGGTCCGCGGCGAGATCGAGTACCGCAGGGGCAATCATGACCTCGCCTTCGCCCATCTGCGCAAGTCCGTCGAGCTCGACGACAGCCTTCCCTATGACGAACCGTGGTCCTGGATGCAGCCGACGCGTCACGCCCTCGGGGCGCTGCTTCTGGAGCAGGGGCGCGTCGACGAGGCGGAGAGCGTCTATCGCGCCGACCTCGGGCTCGACGGGGTCTTGAGCCGCGCTTGCCAGCACCCCGAGAACCAGTGGAGCCTGCACGGTTTGCACGAGTGCCTGCTTCGGCTCGGCAAGAAAAGCGAGTCCGACATGATCAAGCAGCGCCTCGACCTGGCGGTGGCCCGTGCCGACATGTTGATCACGTCTTCCTGCTTCTGCCGCCTGGACACGGCCGGGTAGGTGCCTCCACAACTCAATGCGCCGGACCGCCAAATCCGATGCGCCGGATCTGACATCGTTGCCCAGGGGCGGCGTCGGCTGGGTGGTGCCGGGGCGCCCGGAATTGATGGCGGGAGCAGGGAATTTTTTCCCCGCTTCGCGAGTCCTCATTATCAACCGCAGCCGATGGTCCCCTTTGTTCGGCAGCTGGCCAGGACCCCGTCATCCCTCAGCCCCGGAAGGCGGGGTCCGCCTAGCTTGCTATCGGAGTCAGCGCATGAACGCCAAGATGCCACGCTCGGAGAAAATCGTCGCCAGCCTCGCTGTCTCAGTGCTGGTCGCAGGTCTCGCGTCGGGCGTATTCGCCAAGCCGACCGATATGAGCCCCCACGGTTCGTCGCCCGTCGCGCATGTATCGGCAAGCCAGGCTCAGCACGAGCCCTGCCCGCGATGAAGATGCACGGCCGGCCGGTGACAGCTTACATCGCGGCGGGCGCGGGGGTTGGCTGGGTGGCGGCGCTACGCCCGCGCAGCCGCCGCCAGAAGCGCGACAGGCGCGCCATCTGCAGATAGATCACCGGCGTCGTGTAGAGCGTCAGCGCCTGCGACAGGATCAGCCCGCCCACGATGGTGATGCCGAGTGGCCGGCGCAGCTCCGAGCCAGCGCCCGTGGCGATGGCCAGCGGAACGGCGCCGAACAGCGCCGCGAGCGTCGTCATCAGGATCGGCCGGAAGCGCTCGATGCAGGCCTCGACCACGGATTCGCTCGGGCGCAGGCCCTTCGTCCGCTCGGCATGAATGGCGAAATCGACGAGCATGATGCCGTTCTTCTTCACGATGCCGATGAGCAGGATGATGCCGATGAAGGCGATCACCGTCAGATCCATCCCCGCAGCGTTGATGGCGATCAGCGCGCCGAGGCCGGCCGAGGGCAAGGTGGAGATGATGGTGACGGGATGGACGAGGCTCTCATAGAGCACGCCGAGCACGATATAGACGGCCAGCAGCGCCACGGCGATGAGCACGCCCTGGCCGCTCGAATTATCGGCGATAGACTTGGCGTCGCCGGCGAATTCGGCGTGCAGCGACGCCGGCAGATGCATTTCGTCGACCGCCTTTTGCACTGCATCGGTCGCGGTGCCGACCGGGGTGTCGGGCTTCAGGTTGTAGGTGATGGTGATCGACGGAAACTGGCCTTGGTGATTGACGATGAGCGGGGCCGTACCGCGCTCGACATGGGCGACTGCCGAGAGGGGGATAGAAACGCCGCCGCGCCCCGGCACGTAGAGGCCGGTGAAATCCGAAGGATCACGCGAGCGTGACGGGGAGATCTCGAACACCACGCGGTATTGGTTGCGTTGCGTGTAGTTCGTCGAGATCTGCCTTTGCCCGTAGGCATCTCCGAGCACATTGTCGATATCCTGGACGGCGACGCCGAGACGCGAGGCTTTGTCCCGGTCGATGACGACATTAGCCTGCAGGCCGCCCTTCTCGCGATCGGAGGCGACGTCGACGATGCCGGGGAGCTTGCGGATGCGCTCGAGAACCTTCGGGAACCATTCGAGGAGCTCGTCGAAATCCGGATCCCAGAGGGTGAACTGGTATTGCGCCTTGCCTTGCCTTGCTCCGGCCCGCAGATCCTGCACGGGGAACAGATAGACGCGCAGGCCGGCGATGTTGTCGAGCTTTTGGCGCATGCGGTCGATCGCCTGCGCAGCGGTGAGCTGGCGCTCGCCCTCCGGCTTGAGGCTGACATAGAAGGTGCCGTGATTGACGGTCGAGCCGCCGCCCACGAAGGAGGAGACCCCTGCGATCGCCGGATCGGCCACGATGATGTCGCCGGCCTGCTGCTGCAATGTCTGCATGGCCGGGAAGGAGATGTCGGGAGAGGCCTCGGTGAAGCCGAAGAGCAGGCCGGTATCGTCCTGCGGAAAATAGCCCTTCGGCGTCGTGCGGTAGAGCTGCACCGTCAAGCCGATGGTCGCCGCCATGACGATCAGCATCAGCCAGGGATGGCGCAGGCCGATGCGCAGCGAGCGCCCATAGGCGTTCGTCAGGCGCGTCAGCGCTCCTTCGACCAGGCGATCATACCAGCGCTGCTTGGCGTCGCGGTCGTGGCGCATGAAGCGTCCGCAGATCATCGGCGTCACGCTGAGCGAGACGAAGGTCGAGATGACGATGGCGAAGACCAGCGTCAGCGAGAATTCGCGAAACAGCCGGCCCAATATGCCTTGCATGAACAAGAGCGGGATGAAGGCGGCGATCAGCGAGACCGAGATCGACATCACCGTGAAGCCGATCTGGCGGGCGCCGGTCAGGGCGGCTTCGAGCCGGCCCATCCCCGCTTCCATGTTGCGGTGGATGTTCTCTATCATCACGATCGCATCATCGACCACGAAGCCGACCGAGATGGTGATCGCCATCAGCGACAGATTGTCGAGCGCGAAGCCCGACGCCCAGATGGCGGCGCAGGTGCCGGCGAGCGACAAGGGCACGGTGACGCCGGCAGCGATAGTCGGCGTGGCCCGGCGCAGGAAGACGAACACCACCATCATGACCAGGGTGATGGCGATCATCAAGGTGCGCTGGACCTCGGTGATCGAGGCGCGGATCGTCAGCGTCCGGTCGGCCATCACCTCGATCTTGATGCCGGCCGGTATGAGCCGCTGCAGCTGCGGCAGCAGCGCCTTCACCCGGTCGACGGTGTCGATGACGTTGGCGTCGGCCTGCTTGGTGACGATGAGCAGCACGGCGGGCTTGCGGTTATACCAGCCCGCGGCGCGGCTGTTGCGCACCCCGCGCTCCAGGCGGGCGATCTGCGACAGCTTCACCACCGTGCCGTTCGCCGCCGTCACCACGATGTCGCGATAATCCTGCAGCGCCGAGATGCGGTCATTCGTGGCGATGGTCTCGGTTTGCGTGTCGCCCTCGAAACTGCCGAGCTGGTTCGGGGCGTTGGCGTTGATGATCGCCTTGCGCACCGATTCCAGGCTGATGCCCATGGCGGCGAGCCGGGCCGGATCGACGCGCACCCGGATGGCGGGCTGCTCGGCGCCGTTCACCGTCACCTCGCCGACCCCGTCGACCTGGGAGATGCGCTGCGCCATGATGGTGTCGGCCGCGTCGTAGATGGCGTCCGCCGGCAGGGTGTCCGAGGTGAGGGCGAGGATGAAGACCGGCGCCGCCGCCGGATTGGCCTTGCGGAAGATCGGCAGGGTCGGCAGATCGCCCGGCAGGTCGTTGGCGGCGGCATTGAGCGCCGCCTGCACGTCGCGCGCCGCATTGTCGATTTTGCGGTTGAGGTCGAACTGGATGGCGATCACCGAGGAGCCGAGCGACGAGTTCGAGGTGATCTCGTTGACGCCGGCGATCTCGCCGAGATGGCGCTCCAGAGGCGCGGCGACCGAGGCGGCCATGGTCTGCGGGTCGGCGCCCGGCCGGCTGGCGATGACGCGAATGACCGGAAATTCGACGGAGGGCAGGCTTGCCACCGGCAAGAACACATAGGCCACCGCGCCCACCAGGAACAGGCCGATCGCCATCAGCGTGGTGCCGACCGGCCGCCGGATGAAGGGCGCCGAGATATTCATCACTCGGCCGCCTCTCGGCCGAGTGGCGGGGCGGGCGTCGGCATCAGCACGATGGCGGCTGTCGGCCGGAGCGGGGGCGCGCGCTGCCCCCAGAAACGGTCGCGCAGCTCCTCGAAGGCGAGATAGATCACCGGCGTCGTATAGAGCGTCAGCAATTGGCTCAACAGCAGGCCGCCGATGATGGTGATGCCGAGCGGGATGCGCAGCTCGCTGCCCGTTCCGTGGGCGAGCGCCAGCGGCAGTGCGCCGAACAGGGCGGCGAGCGTCGTCATCATGATCGGGCGAAAGCGCAGATGGCACGCACGCACGATCGCGTCCCGCGGCGCAAGGCCGTCAGTGCGCTCGGCGTCGAGCGCGAAGTCGATCATCATGATCGCGTTCTTCTTGACGATGCCCATGAGCAGGATGATGCCGATCAGGGCGACGATCGACAGATCCTGCTTGAACAGAATCAGCGCCAGCAGCGCCCCGACTCCGGCCGAGGGCAGGGTCGAGAGGATCGTCAGCGGATGGATGAAGCTCTCATAGAGCATGCCGAGCACGAGATAGATGGTGACCGCGGCCGCGAGGATCAGCCAGGGTTCGCCGGCGAGCGAGCGGTTGAACTCCGCTGCGTCGGCGCTGAAGGAGCCGATCACCGTCTGCGGCAGGTCGATATCGCGCTCGGCCATGGAGATGGCGTCGACCGCGTCGCCGAGCGATGCGTCGGGCGCCAGGTCGAAGGAGAGGGTCGCGGCCGGGAATTGCCCCTCATGGGCGATCGACAAAGGCGCGGTGATGCGCTTGATCTTGGCGAGCGAGCCGAGCGGCACCTGCGGAGAGCCGTTGACGGCGGTGTTGATGGTCGGCGCCGTGGGCGCACCGAGGGCGGTCGATTGCACGACGTTGGTCGAGCCCGATATGTAGAGCTTCTCCAGCACCGTCGGATCCGTCTGGTATTGCGGCGCCGCTTCCAGGATCACGCGATACTGGTTCGACTGGGCATAGATCGTCGAGATCTGGCGCTGGCCGAAAGCGTCGTTCAGCGTGTCGTCGATATTCTGGACCGTGATGCCGAGCCGGCCGGCCTGTTCGCGGTCGATGTCGATGAAGGTGCGCAGGCCGCCAACCTGCGTTTCGAGCGCGATATTGCGGAAGGCAGGCACCGTGTTGAGACGATCGGCGAGGCGCGCCGCCCATTGGTCGATCTCGTCGGTGTCGGTTCCGGTCAAGGTGTATTGATATTGGGAGCGGCTCGCCCGCGTGGTGATCTGGATATCCTGCACCGGCTCGACGAACACCGTCACGCCCGGCACGGCGGAGGCCGCTTTGGCTAGTCTCGCTCCGATCTCGTCGGCCGTGTCGCGACGGTTGTTGCGGGGCGTCAGGGTAACCGAGAGACGTCCTACATTGCTCGTGGCGTTCAGCGTGCCGATGCCGAGCACCGCGACCACGCCCGACACCTCCTTATCCTTGCTGATGACCTCGGACACCGCGCTCTGCAGCCGGCTCATCTGCGCAAACGAGACGTCGGGCGTGCTCTGCAGGACGATGGTGAGGAGGCCGGTATCCTGGCGCGGCAGGAAGCCTTTCGGGATCACGACGTAGAGATAGCTGGTCAGCGCCAGCGTGCCGAAGGTGAGGAACAGCATGAAGCGCCGCCGCGCCAGGGCCCAGCCGAGCGTCGCCGCGTAGAGCCTCGTCATGGCCGTCATCGGCCATTCGGCGGCGCGCGCCAGGAAGCCCGGCTCGCGATCATGGGTCATGCGCAGGAGCTGGCCGCACATCATCGGCGTCAGCGTCAGGGAGACGATGGCCGAGACCACGACCGCGATCGACAAGGTGAGGGCGAATTCGCGGAACATGCGCCCGACGAGCCCGGTCATGAACAGGAGCGGGATGAAGACGGCGATCAGCGAGACGGTGAGCGAGATGATGGTGAAGCCGATCTGGCGGGCGCCGTCGAGCGCTGCCTGCAGCGGCGATTTTCCGCCCTCCA from Rhizobiales bacterium GAS188 includes:
- a CDS encoding Tetratricopeptide repeat-containing protein; this translates as MTAYYDLGDYRRPVSTTSPEAQLWFDRGLIWCYGYNHEEAVRCFQRAAEADPDCAMAHWGIGYAAGPNYNKQWKAFDAVDLKRSLALAYSATRNAMARLDRASPVEQALIRALAHRYPAGEPGEVSPIWNDDYANAMREVHRTHSDDLDVAALFAEAIMNRTPWQLWDLKSGGPAEGAGTLEAIRVLETAMAAPGGTSHPGLLHMYVHLMEMSPHPERALRAADQLRDLVPDAGHLLHMPTHIDVLCGHYWNVVEGNSRAIMADRKFLEREGAINFYTLYRCHNYHFKLYGAMFLGQYAPALAAANELIETLPEDLLEVEVPPMADWLEGFVPMKMHVLIRFGKWREIIAEQPPANQSLYCVTTAMQHYAKAVAQAASGNLPAAEEEAKNFETSVGKVPPTRYVFNNTCLDILAVAGEMVRGEIEYRRGNHDLAFAHLRKSVELDDSLPYDEPWSWMQPTRHALGALLLEQGRVDEAESVYRADLGLDGVLSRACQHPENQWSLHGLHECLLRLGKKSESDMIKQRLDLAVARADMLITSSCFCRLDTAG
- a CDS encoding multidrug efflux pump, with translation MNISAPFIRRPVGTTLMAIGLFLVGAVAYVFLPVASLPSVEFPVIRVIASRPGADPQTMAASVAAPLERHLGEIAGVNEITSNSSLGSSVIAIQFDLNRKIDNAARDVQAALNAAANDLPGDLPTLPIFRKANPAAAPVFILALTSDTLPADAIYDAADTIMAQRISQVDGVGEVTVNGAEQPAIRVRVDPARLAAMGISLESVRKAIINANAPNQLGSFEGDTQTETIATNDRISALQDYRDIVVTAANGTVVKLSQIARLERGVRNSRAAGWYNRKPAVLLIVTKQADANVIDTVDRVKALLPQLQRLIPAGIKIEVMADRTLTIRASITEVQRTLMIAITLVMMVVFVFLRRATPTIAAGVTVPLSLAGTCAAIWASGFALDNLSLMAITISVGFVVDDAIVMIENIHRNMEAGMGRLEAALTGARQIGFTVMSISVSLIAAFIPLLFMQGILGRLFREFSLTLVFAIVISTFVSLSVTPMICGRFMRHDRDAKQRWYDRLVEGALTRLTNAYGRSLRIGLRHPWLMLIVMAATIGLTVQLYRTTPKGYFPQDDTGLLFGFTEASPDISFPAMQTLQQQAGDIIVADPAIAGVSSFVGGGSTVNHGTFYVSLKPEGERQLTAAQAIDRMRQKLDNIAGLRVYLFPVQDLRAGARQGKAQYQFTLWDPDFDELLEWFPKVLERIRKLPGIVDVASDREKGGLQANVVIDRDKASRLGVAVQDIDNVLGDAYGQRQISTNYTQRNQYRVVFEISPSRSRDPSDFTGLYVPGRGGVSIPLSAVAHVERGTAPLIVNHQGQFPSITITYNLKPDTPVGTATDAVQKAVDEMHLPASLHAEFAGDAKSIADNSSGQGVLIAVALLAVYIVLGVLYESLVHPVTIISTLPSAGLGALIAINAAGMDLTVIAFIGIILLIGIVKKNGIMLVDFAIHAERTKGLRPSESVVEACIERFRPILMTTLAALFGAVPLAIATGAGSELRRPLGITIVGGLILSQALTLYTTPVIYLQMARLSRFWRRLRGRSAATQPTPAPAAM
- a CDS encoding multidrug efflux pump is translated as MSVSTPFIERPIATSLLGFAVLLCGVLGFLRLPVSALPQVDFPTLQITTQLPGASPDTIASLVTAPLERQFGQIPSLSTMSSQSSFGLSQVTLQFDLDRDIDGAAQDVQSAINAAYSTLPRNLPYPPTYAKVNPADTPILTLALTSRTESLRTLSDLADTLLAQRLSEVTGVGHVSVEGGIKPAIRIQADLARLASYKIGIEDLRTAINAANVAGSKGALDGAQQSYTIAANDQITAASAYRTVVIAYRNGAPVLLRDVADVVDGLENARVGGWYKGEPAVIIDVQRQPGANIIGTVDLVKKELPRLSRSMAAGVNLTVVNDRTETIRASIADVEFTLVLAAFLVVLVVLLFLRTVRATIIAGVALPLSIIATFGVMWLAGFSLDNLSLMALTIGTGFVVDDAIVMIENIVRNMEGGKSPLQAALDGARQIGFTIISLTVSLIAVFIPLLFMTGLVGRMFREFALTLSIAVVVSAIVSLTLTPMMCGQLLRMTHDREPGFLARAAEWPMTAMTRLYAATLGWALARRRFMLFLTFGTLALTSYLYVVIPKGFLPRQDTGLLTIVLQSTPDVSFAQMSRLQSAVSEVISKDKEVSGVVAVLGIGTLNATSNVGRLSVTLTPRNNRRDTADEIGARLAKAASAVPGVTVFVEPVQDIQITTRASRSQYQYTLTGTDTDEIDQWAARLADRLNTVPAFRNIALETQVGGLRTFIDIDREQAGRLGITVQNIDDTLNDAFGQRQISTIYAQSNQYRVILEAAPQYQTDPTVLEKLYISGSTNVVQSTALGAPTAPTINTAVNGSPQVPLGSLAKIKRITAPLSIAHEGQFPAATLSFDLAPDASLGDAVDAISMAERDIDLPQTVIGSFSADAAEFNRSLAGEPWLILAAAVTIYLVLGMLYESFIHPLTILSTLPSAGVGALLALILFKQDLSIVALIGIILLMGIVKKNAIMMIDFALDAERTDGLAPRDAIVRACHLRFRPIMMTTLAALFGALPLALAHGTGSELRIPLGITIIGGLLLSQLLTLYTTPVIYLAFEELRDRFWGQRAPPLRPTAAIVLMPTPAPPLGREAAE